TGCTATATTATCACTGTCGACATACATCTAGCGGATGCTTAGTGATAGGGGTTTACGAATCGGTGGTGAACATATTTGGACCTACATTCACACATGGAATGAGCCACTTGAAAATGTAGCATGTAACTTGCAAAACGCATTTTAATACCTTCGCTTTCTTCCGCAACACCATTGGTAAAAATCCCCAATACTATACCAGCCGTTGACCCATTGTAAACTCTTGCTTGTATCAATAGAAAATATCATGAAATCTTTGAATCTTGATATTTCGATgtaaattttgttttacaaaatCTGCAGAAAAGGATGAAACATTGCTGAAACTTCCACAAATGCATTTTGATACTAGCGGATATATAGAGCACTAGAGGAGCTCGAGCCATCATCTGCATATATACGTTTATTTATTTATGGCTATATATATTATCTGATTTACGTGTGCATATGCATGCGTGTATCCTCGCTAGCTAGTTTTCATGGCCATTGCTTCTGGCGGCTCTCGCCATGAGGGGACGTGCTTGCAGCCCACCAGCTGGCCTCTCCTCCAGGACGTAAGGCATGTGCGTCCCGAAGACCTTGTCCCACGTCACGAAGAACGGCAGCGAGAAGTTGAACCTGCTGCCACGCAGCTGGTGGTGCACGTCGTGGTACGCCGTGTTGTTCCAGAAGCAGAGGTGGAACACGTTCCCCGGCAGCCACAGGCCGCAGTGGTCGTCCACGCCCTTCACCGTGCAGAGCGAGAAAAAGAAGATGGAGGCGCGCGGCGACATGCCGGAGGCGAGGAAGGCGAGCGCGCCGCCGAGCGTGTCGAGGAGGAGGCCCTCGGCGGGGTGGTTGTACTGCGCGCCGAACGCGTAGGGCACGACGAGGCGGTGGTGCCACGAGTGGACGTGCCGGTACAGGAACCGGTTCAGGTGCATGTACCGGTGCCATGCGTACTGCCACCCGTCCAGCACGGCCATGGCCACCGCGAACTGCCGTGCCAGCTTCAGGAACGACGACGGCGAGCCGCCTCTCATGTCTTGCGCCGTCGTCGACGAGCTACTGCTATCTCCCGTTAGCTGGTGTTGCGTACAAAAAAAATTTCAGAATCTTACTACTAATAATTGCCAAAGAATTCATGACAACCATGCATGGATGGACGAGGAGTGGTATCTTAAACTTACGGCGAAGACGACGGCAGCGACGGCAGCCTGAACCAGCTGCTGCAGGAGCACGCCCATGACGACTTCGCGTTTGGACACCAGGTTCTTGCTGTCCTCCTCCCTCCTGGGATGCAGCCTGTACTTATCCATGGACTGGCCAAGTGCCATATACATACCTGAGTACACCCAGTACACCAAGATGGGCACGACGATGGCTAACGCCTCGTCGGAGAAGAACTCCATGCGATCGTGTTCCGGTTGCGAAAGCACTTCTATTTTTTTGCGAGGGATAGAAACTAGAAAGCACTTGCTGTCTGATGAACCTTAcctgcagctagctagctagattACAGCTCTTCAAGGTACTATTGTGCCTGGTTGCATCTGACACTAGAATCTTGCATGTTTATATAGAGCtagctgggggggggggggggggcatctTTTTCACAGACAGCATGTGACGACATTACGGTCAAGATTCGACGTGTTTAGCATTCAACAAAGTGCTGCTATTAGTAGCTAATCAACTTTGAACAAGCCCGCATCCACCTGCGCGGTAGAATATATTATTTTGATGCACCGAGATCAGGTGCAGTTGCAGCTGCTACTCTCTCAACCGTTCATTTACAGGGTACGATGATGTGCTATCTATTGTTATTAAGTCGTAAGTAATAAGGCCAATTCTAGCCCATAGATGATGTCTATACTATCATATAAGCAACACATCTCCTTTAAAAACTACACTCTACAATTCATAATTTTTTAGTGTGGCATCTAATGAATTTATTCTCTCTCCTCCCCACCTATTACATTTGTTCTCCATCTACCATGAACCTCCCAATACCAATTTAACATTGTCTAGTGTTAGATTTCATTTTAAAACCGTATCTTGCATAAGATCCGGTTTCTTCCCCTATCAATTCCCTCTCTCATTTATTATAGTGCCACATAAGCTAAAAGTCCTATGTAGCGACTTGACTAATGTTATGGACACCACCTACCAGATTCAGCACCTTTGCTGAGAGTTTGCATATGAATGGTCGAGAGGAATGACTTGTTTATTATTTGTTTGCTCTAATGGCCGAGAGTGTTTGAGTGTTACGTAACTGATCTCCGAGAGTGCAGATGATTTCCAGAGAAGCAATCACCGACCAACTTTTACCGACGACAGAGAATAAAACAACGAATCACCGTCAGCCACTTAGCGTAAAACACTCACTAAAAGTGGTGAATCTGGTAGTACATCCTATATGGAGGATTGGGAATACCCAGACTCCACCTTGCAACTTTAATAGGTATAAGTGAAACCGGCTACATTGTCTACATCAACTTGTCATTATTTCTCTGCAATAAATTAGAAATAAATATCTTTTTACTCGAGAAGTCAAATTTGCAAAACTTCGGGTTTCAATATCTCTTCAGCGTTTGTATTATTCGATGCAACATGATAGCCAACCCTTTGTCTGAGAAGAAATCATGCGATGGTTAAGTGCTGCTATTACACCGCTAGAAAACTTAGTATTAGTACCGGTCATACAGCGCGTTTAGTACCGGTTGAGCTGACCGGTATCGCGCTCCCGGTACTAAATGCAAAACCATTTAGTAtccatttagtaccggttgcAGTAACCGGTACTAAAGGCGCCAttcaaaaaaatgaaaaaaatattACGAACCGTCGGGAGGCCCGTACATGCTCATTTTTCACGCGTAAATGCTCGTGCGCGGCCACGAGGATTCAAATCCATAACCTTCGGTCTCGTGTGTAGCTTTCTTACCATTCCACCTAAACATCATATCTGATGAATCTTGCCACAGCTAGATAGACTGCAGCTCTGCATGCTACTAGTGCCTGGTTGAATCTTACACTAGAATTGATCTTGTAATTTATATGGAGCTAGTTGGCAGGCATCATGTTTATTTACGCACATGCCAATAACTGTCAAGATTCGACGTGTTTAGAATTATTCAAGGAAGTGCTGCAAGTAATAGCTAATTAATCAACTTTGAACAAGCACGTATTGATGTGCGGTAGAATACTGAGGGGCCGTTTGGATCTGGACTAAATTTTAGTCTCCATCACATAGAATGTTTGGACACTAATttagagtattaaatataggttaattataaaaccaattgcataaatggaggctaattcgcgagacgaatccattaagcctcattagtccatgatttgataatgttgtgctaagtaaacatgtgctaatgatggattaattaggcttaatagattcgtctcctgaattagtctccatttatgcaattagttttatagttagttCATATTTAATCCCCctaattagcatccaaacatTCGACATGACCCTAATTAATTTTCGCGGTACGATGCATGTGCTATCGGTTGGTAAGTCGTAAATATTGGAGATTCAGCCTCGGGTCGCCTTTCCAACGGCTACCAATAATATTTGAATTACGAAATGTTTTATTTGGAATGAAAATCCTTTCTGACGGCTGGGATTTTATTTGTTTTGGATTTGGATAGATCGTCAAATCAATGACCGCCATCAAAGAGGTGAAAGAAGCAACTGGAGGCAACGACAAGAGCAAAGCAACGGAAAGAGTGTAAAGTGTCTTGGACCGTGCTCAAGATCAGCCCAATGCAAGAGCCAGTATTTACTGAGACCGAAGCGCGCTAGGCAGAATTTATCCTGCGAAGAGACGCCCAGAGAAGGAGCGTGTGAAGCCAAGAACCAACAAAGGAGGAATCGCGCTAAGGCCAAAGCTCGAGACAAGGTGTAAAGTAGTGTAAACACGGTTGTGCAATGACACTGTTTGAGTTAAGCAATTGGCAAAGATTATCTCTTTATCATCGTATATTTAGGGCATGTTTGGTGACCTAATACCGACTTCAGCTCTTCACCAATTTTGCGCAGACCGAGGCATGCTTGTAGCATGAAGTCATTTCACAAACCAAAGCAAAAATGAACTACAAGCTAGATGAATGTGGTTTTTATTTGCTTCATTGGCACTAACTTCACCAATAAAGTTGTTTTGGAAGAAACCCTTCCTAACACCTTACTTTCATTATTAGTATCTCGTTTTTACTTTCCCGCTTCGGTATGGCCTATTCCTTATCCCGTAGCTATGCTCAGCTGTACTGTACGCATAGGGACTGCTAAACACATTTTCTACCCAACAGCAAGTAAGGCGAGGTCATAGCTCCAGGATCGGGAAATGTTTTCTTGAGAAATAGTGGTGTTGTGAATGCTTGGAAAGTTAATCTATATATTTTCACTGGCCACATAATAAACTTGTTATTAGCTCTTTGTGCTCAAATCAGAAATAATTATACATCTTGTATTCAAGAAGTCGATTGGTAAAACTTTTAGTGTCCTTTTAATATTTGTATTGGATGCACATAAATAATATTAGAAATTGGTGTTTGTGACATGATGATAATGTTACTATATATGGAGCACATGATGATAGATTGGTTTTTAGCTTCTCATAATATGTACCGACTAACAAACAATTAATTCTCAGATTTTTTTTCACTTTCTTTCAACTGTTGGGTCATTGGGTGCACTTCTCTGCAGATTCCGGTGAAGTCATTTCCGGCTTCCCAGTCGTCCAGCCGCGTACCAATTCTTCGGAAAGAGAGAGGAAGGTTATTAGCTAACTGCAGTGAACGGAATAATCAAATGGGTGGGACGGCAACGAAAACATTCATATCGGCCGGCTCTTTGCTGGCTCACTTGTATAAAACAAATAAAACCTAGAACGTGCGCGCGTAGCACCGGGGAGACTGAGTCTAGTTCTCAACGCTAGCTGCCGCTCGTGCATGTGGCCTACGCTCTACGTCCGGATCCATCACCTCTCGCCGGCACCGACTCATGGGCACTTGGTCGGTCGTCTGTTCCCTCCGaccttttttctttctttctttctttcttcttctcgAGGCGCAATTTTATCATTTATTTCATCGGGACTACCATTCTGAAACGACGGCAAATATTTTTGTGGGCGTGCAAACTGGCTCACTTAGAGTTTCCACGTATATTTTGTTAGAAATTTAGacaattttcggtatattttaattccaaatattactaaCAATTTCATGATATAAATGAGTGATAATTTGTGAATAAGATATGTGCATATGTTCATGTTAATCTTACTAATAAGCATGAATAAAGAGTTAAACCAGAATAGGTTTAGTAAGtccccaaggcgggaccagtgccgggggcaccggttgcgccgttaacagctggaatagacatgctattcgactggccttgctcgaagtacccgaactatgtcgatgcaggaagaaGTTCGGAGTGCAGTCCCgcgaacggtcacgccgggaagtagacgaagtagtcgttcccacgaacggtcacgccgggaagtagacgaagtagtcgttcagggagcgagccgtcgcgtcaagacgctccccaaaaacctgattgcccgtgtcccgtgcaggaccttcagcgagcagaggttccggagacctgctctcgctagagctGTGCGCGCAGCACTAGCAATGGGAATGacagaaagcagctgagggagaagggagaggtctccttAGCAAGAGTACCTGGATCAAGTGCTGAGGTGAGTGAAGATgggaggagggggtggtggcTTATATAGGCGTGGAGGTGCACCAGGTTCAACGAATCTGGACGTCATAAATAactttgatgagcggcagttattgtgcctcaggttcaacgaatcTGGACGTCATAAAGAGCCTTGATTGTCTAGTCATTACTGTCGACATTAATTctctgttttaatgctctttacAGCAAAACGTCCTTCTCATCTCAGCACATCCCGTCGCACCGCACCTGCACGTCACGTCCGGccggccgcgcacgcgcaccgcaccgcaccgcccgtccggcaggccgcgccgcgccgcgcctcgcctcgcctcggccACGGCCTCGGCCTTGGCCCGGCTCGAcaaggcgagcgagcgcgcgcgcgcgtgtggttcaccgtcctcctcttaccggcttcacaagtggtGTATACGAAGTCCACcatttaagtcggttgagatcctcctcaattcccggtatGGAATTAAGctattgattccctagcatttaatAGTGGGCTGAAAATTCTTTTAATGTATTGATTAGAATTAATTGGGCCAAGCCCATAActccaacaatccccaccaagaaaTTCAAGCCACACTAGAAATACCCTCATTCTCtcattgatataccagtatttGACAGAGACTGTTAatttgaacttccatctaggacaaaagctacacttattcacaactgtgcaatggactatgccttgaattgccAGTTTTGTGCAAACAAGATTGACCAGAGTCCTACACTGGTACTGGGCTGCAAAAGCATCCCCGCGGTTTGAAGCTTATAAGTTATACTCCAGGCCCTTCATGAGTTTCTAGAGAATACCCAGTTCTCATAGACCATGACAAGTAGTCAGACTCATATAGGTGTATTCCTTTTAAATGTTCTGTAGGACAACATCTTTATTTCAAGAAAACAACTCATTTGTTTTAAAGAAACCACCTGAAACACATTAAGGTATAGACCAACCTGCCatacagattagaagagaaatgAACTTTATACACGGAATGAGCCCTTTTCACAAAGGTTCTCCTCTCACAGTCAGACTTtagtttgtttcaccatcctaattcacgggatctccgatcacataggacaGGTTTCCACTATAGAATGACTCACGTGGGTCGCAGGCCCAATTCCAtagatgcattgtctatcatATTTCATGAAAGACCCTTTGTAAATtgatctgccagatttttagccgtctgaacatagtccagtgctataactccggagtttctcaattttctaacagatttcaaccgccttttcacatgtctagatgacttcgtgttatcctttgaactattcaccttgacaattaccgtttgattgtcacagttcattagAATTGCCGGTAAAGTTTTTTCAACTATCGGCAAGTTCATaaggagctcacgaagccacttagcctcaacagtggcggtatctaatgctatgagttctgcttccatagttgacctcgttaagatggtctgcttgcaagaTTTCTAGGAAACAGCTCCACCACCAAGTGTAAGCACATATCCACTTGTGGCCTTTATCTCATCAGCATCTGAGATCCAATTTGAATCACTATACCCTTCTAGTACCCTTGGGTACCCGGTGCAGTGAATTCCATGGTTCATTGTCCCCTTCAAATAGcgcattactctttcaagagccttccaatgatcatctcccgggtttgaaacaaaccggTTCAGTTTGCTTACAGCAAACGAGATGTCAGGTCTTGTAGCGCTCGCTAAATACATTAATGAACCAATGATCTAAGAATATCTCAGTTGATCTCGCATTATCCTTTTGTTCTTTCTAAGAATTAAACTGGCATCATATGGTGTTGAGACAGGTTTATAGTCGCTGCAACCAAAGCGACTTAACACCTTCTCCACATAGTGAGATTGTGTAAGAATCACCCTACCATTGCTCTCTTTTACCAGTTTTATATTAAGGATAACATTAGCTTCTCCCAGAtccttcatctcaaaattttaagataaaaactctttgacttccttaatcacattaaggctagtgccaaagatcagtatgtcatccacatacaagcaCAAAATCACTCCTTCAGAACCACCGTAACAATAGTACACACATTTGTCAGCttcgttcacaacaaagccagcagaggtcaaagttctatcaaacttttcatgccactgcttaggcgcttgcttgagaccatataaagattttaacaacttacaaactattccttcttgaccctttgatacaaacccatccggctgatccatatagatctcctcttctaactctccattgaggaaagcCGTCTTAACGTCCATCTGATGAACGAGAAAACCATAAGAGGCTGCCAGGTAAAGTAATACTCGAATTGTGGTCAATCGGGCAACTGGTGAATAAGTGTTAAAgaaatcttctccttctttttgggtataacccttggccacaagcctagccttgtacttttcaatagtaccatctggcctaagctttttcttgaacacccacttgcatccaaccGGTTTACATCCATAAGGACATTCAATGACCTCTTAGGTtccattagacataatagaatccatctcactcctcactgcttccttccaatagtcagcatcaggagatgaatatgcctcttcaatggttctgggtgtatcatctatgaggtatacaatgaaatcatcaccaaaagactttacagtcctttgtctcttgctctttctcggAGCATCATTGTTATCCTCCTCAGGATTTTTCACAAGTGTATGTTCATTGTGTTCTATCGGCTCAGCAGAGCCATCATCCTCGATGAACTCTTgcctagatgaacttgtttcatctctcatgggaaaaatgttttcaaaaagtgtagcatctctggactccattatagtaccaacatgcatgtcaggtactccagatttcactattaaaaatctatacccaacgctgtgaatagcataatctagaaagatacaatccacagttttaggtccaagcttacgtttcttggttattggcatactcatttttgccaaacaaccccatgtacgTAAGTATGACAGAGTTGGCCTttttcttctcccattcctcgaatggagttatctctttattctttgtaggaacacggtttaggatatgacatgcagtcaatatagcCTCACCTCACCATTCCTTGGAAAGTCCCGCTATATCTAACATGGCATTAACCAAATCCGTTAGAGTGCGGTTCTTTCTTTCGGCAACCCCATTTGActgaggtgaatagggaggcgtcctttcatgaataataccatgttcctcgcagaataaagtaaataaatttgagaaatactcgccaccacgatctgacctaactcttttgatctttctttcaagttggttttctacttcagctttatagattttaaagtagtGTAAAGCTTCATTTTTTTACTTCAACAAATAGATGTAACAAAATCTAGGACTATCATcaatcaaagtcatgaaatattttttaccaccttttgtcaacactccattcatttcgcacaaatcagaatgaattaattctaagggTGCCAAACTCCTTGCCTCCGTGGTCTTATGAGGCTTACgagtttgttttgattcaacacatacatgacacttagaatttttgacaaaagtaaactttagaattaagctcaaattagctaagcgcatcatacaaccaaaattaaCGTGACAAATCCTCGAATGCTAAATATTTGTTTCATCAACGCTAATAACattgtatgcaactttattacaaaTATCTGACAAAGAAAGACGGTACAAGCCTCTGCTTTCATAACCCtttccaacaaaagtaccaAACTTAGACAAGATACATTTATTAGACTCAAAGACTAATTTAAAACCATCTCTACACAATAGAGAGCTGCTGACTAgattcttcttgatggtggggacatgttgcacgttcttcagctgcacggtcttccccgaagtaaacttcagatttaccgtaccaacaccaagaacaCGCGCATACGATCCGTTCTCCATCAGCAAGGAGGAAGTCCCGCCGATCTGGTAAGAAGAGAACAAAGAAGCATCAGCACAAACATAAATATTAGCACCAGTGTCAACCCACCATTCGGGTGAACCAAAGACTGAAAGAACAGTAGGTAATAAATTACCGTATCCCGATGTTCCTCCAGGCTCGCTAATGACCATGTTGGCGGAGTCGTTGCCTTTGCGGTTTGGACACTTTGCAGCAAAGTGTTCCGTACTAGCGCACACATAGCAAgctcccttcttctttttcttcttaaaAGTGGTTTTCTGCTTAGTCTTTGGTTGGTTCTGCGGTggctttttcttgttcttgtgggagttgttcttctgaacaagattggcgctagaagcaccaacaactcctttcccacgtatgtcctttgctctcgccttctcctcaacatcaagagtcccTATGAGTCCATCTATGGTGAACTCCTATCTCTTGTGTTTTAGAGAAGTAGCaaagtccctccaagaaggtggcAGCTTAGAGATTATACCTCCGGCCACAAACTTATTGGGTAACACACATGGGGACTCTTTGCTGCAATTTTTGAGATCTTTTGCCAGAGTATGTAGTTCATGAGCCTGTTCCACCACAGAACGGTCTTCGACCATCCTATATTCAAGGAACTGCTCCATGATATACAACTCACTGCCGGCATCAGATACTCCATATTGAGCCTCAAGAGCATCCCACAACGCTTTGCTAGTTGGCAGCCGGATATAAGAATCCACCAGGTTTTCACCGAGAACACTAATGATCAAGCCTCGAAAGAGGATATCAGCCTCATCGAACGCACTCCCTTCCTCTGGAGTGAACTATTCAGGCTTACCCTCTTTTTCATGGATCACTCTCGATAGTGTTTACCATAGTATAAGCCGCTCTTGCCAACGTTTGTAATTTGAACCATCAAAAGGTGGTGGTTTGATTGATGCAGCAAAGCTAGATACCGAAAGCCTATTAACAAAATCAGGTTTTTGGATTATTAGAAAACTAGGCAATTtttggtatattttaattccaaatattactagcaatttcatgatataaatgagtgataatgtgtgaataagatatgtgcatgtgttcatgttattcttactAGTAAGCATGAACAAAGAGTTAAATCAGAATAGGTTTAGtaagtaccccaaggcgggaccagtgcctggggcaccggttgcgccgttaccagctggaatagacatgctattcgactggccttgctcgaagtagccgaactatgtcgatGCAGAAAGaagttcgcagtgcagtcccacgaacggtcacgtcgggaagtagacgaagtagtcgttcagggagcgagcagtcgcgtcaagacgctccccaaaaacctgattgcccGCGTCCAGTGCAAGACCTTCAGCGAGTAGAGGTTCATGGGAatggcagaaagcagctgagggagaagggagaggtctccttAGCAGGAGTACCTGGATCAAGTGCTGAGGTGAGTGAAGATgggaggagggggtggtggcTTATATAGGCGTGGAGGTGCCTCAGGTTTAACGAATCTGGACGTCATAAATGactttgatgagcggcagtCATTGTGCCTCAGATTCAACGAATCTGGACATCACGTCGCACTGCACCTGCACGTCCCGTCCGGCCTCGGCCtggcccggcgaggcgagcgagcgcgcgcgcgtgtggttcaccgtcctgctcttaccggcttcacaagtggtGTACACAAAGCCCACCCTCTAAGTCGGTCGAGATCCTtctcaattcccggtacggaattaaggtattgattccctagcatttaatAGTGGGCTTAAATTTTTTTTAATGTATTGATTAGAATGAAATGGGCCAAGCCCGTAACTCCAACATATTTCCCTTTCAAATATCGCTCGTTGTGTCTATTCAGTTCAGACATGTATCTATTCACAGTTTAACAGCCGAGGGTATAATTACTTAACGCCAAAATGCTTGGAAGCTAGACATGGGAACTTTGAATAGGTGGAAAAGCAGTAATTATTAGTTAAGCCAGCAGCTTGCTTCGCGCGTGCTCGTCGGTAGGAGTAGGATGCTGCAGATACGCGCTAACCGCTAGGAAGTACGTATGCACGGGCTGCGAGCAACCAGCAACACGCATTCGTTGCGACCACTTAGCAGCGAACGACCGCCCGGCTGGCCCACAAGCGGTCGTGTGAGGCAACGGCGAGGTAATGAGAGACGGGGAGAGAGGGATGACTGGGTGAGTGTATGACTGATGTTGTGGTCCCACGCATCATTGTGAGGTGAGAAGGGATGTTGGGCTGGGTTGGGCTTGGCCCAACTTATCCGAGTTAGGTGGCTATCACGTTGGTGATCTTGCCTGTGGCATGTATCCTCGACACTAACGGAACAGGAACGAGCTGAAACGGAGTTTAAACGATGATTGTATGGGCTAAACAGAGTTGcaaggacctaaacataattaaccATGGACTTGGAAGGATAGCCGTTGAGAAGATTTGCAAGAGTAGAGCCCACCATAGAGGTTAGGGTTAGGCTGGAGAAAGTATACGGCTCGGACTAAGTTGAAGGGATAAGGTTCTTAGGGGGTTTCGTAAAAGGGCTCAAACTCACGAAGATCCTAGGAAATTACAATTGGTCTGCTCACAGTTGGCCAATTTACCGAACAGTATCCGCCATTAGAATTATCATCACCTTGCCAAAGGAACGAACGACAGAATTTGCCGATTTGCTTTCTCACCAGGATGCTAGGTGGAAGACAACCAGGAAGTAAGTTGGTATGGATGAGAGCACCGATGTGACAAGCGTATGTCGTCCCGCACGGTTCAATAGGTGCCCTTTCCATCCTGGAGGGCGCTGATCAATCTACTGAATGAGCGGTGTGAGCAACCACTCAAATTATCTCGATTAAATCGGGTTATCGTCCATTGATCAATTCCAACTTAAACAAAATAATCCGGGTAGTCCCCGGTATGCGCATTGAGCATGGCCCAGAATAACTCGCATAATGTTTGTACATCATAGCAACCATCACAAGGATACATATGAGAGTAAAATTTTAAACTTTCAATTACAAACATTGATCATCTTATAAAAACCCATGAACTCCAACTATAACCTATACAACTAATCATTAAGGTTTTCACCAATTAAAGTGAGGTTCTTTATAAACTAAGATATAGTCTAGGT
The genomic region above belongs to Panicum hallii strain FIL2 chromosome 4, PHallii_v3.1, whole genome shotgun sequence and contains:
- the LOC112890096 gene encoding sphinganine C4-monooxygenase 2-like; translated protein: MEFFSDEALAIVVPILVYWVYSGMYMALGQSMDKYRLHPRREEDSKNLVSKREVVMGVLLQQLVQAAVAAVVFALTGDSSSSSTTAQDMRGGSPSSFLKLARQFAVAMAVLDGWQYAWHRYMHLNRFLYRHVHSWHHRLVVPYAFGAQYNHPAEGLLLDTLGGALAFLASGMSPRASIFFFSLCTVKGVDDHCGLWLPGNVFHLCFWNNTAYHDVHHQLRGSRFNFSLPFFVTWDKVFGTHMPYVLEERPAGGLQARPLMARAARSNGHEN